Proteins encoded together in one Triticum dicoccoides isolate Atlit2015 ecotype Zavitan chromosome 7B, WEW_v2.0, whole genome shotgun sequence window:
- the LOC119338082 gene encoding U3 small nucleolar ribonucleoprotein protein IMP4-like — MLRRNTRLRREYLYRKSLEGKERQHYEKKRRVREALEEGKPIPTELRNEELALRREIDLDDQDRAVPRSIIDDEYAGATLREPKILLTTSRNPSAPLTQFVKELKVVFPNSQRMNRGGQVISEIVESCRSHEITDLILVHEHRGQPDGLIVCHLPLGPTAYFGLLNVVTRHDIKDRKAMGKMSEAYPHLILDNFTTKTGERTANIMKHLFPVPKPESKRLITFANRDDYISFRHHIYEKHGGPKSIDLKEVGPRFELRLYQIKRGTMDQSEAQNEFVLRPYMNTAKKQKSLGV, encoded by the exons ATGCTGCGTCGGAACACGCGGCTCCGTCGGGAGTACCTCTaccggaagagcctcgaggggaagGAGCGTCAGCACTACGAGAAGAAGCGCCGCGTCCGGGAGGCGCTCGAGGAGGGCAAGCCTATCCCCACCGAGCTTCGCAACGAGGAGCTCGCCCTCCGCCGCGAGATCGACCTCGACGACCAAGACCGGGCAG TGCCGAGGAGCATCATAGATGACGAGTACGCCGGCGCCACGCTCCGCGAGCCCAAGATTCTCTTGACCACATCCCGTAACCCGAGTGCACCCCTGACTCAGTTTGTTAAG GAGCTGAAAGTTGTATTTCCGAACTCACAGAGGATGAACCGTGGTGGTCAG GTGATATCAGAAATCGTTGAGTCCTGCCGATCACACGAGATCACTGATCTTATTTTGGTGCATGAGCATCGTGGTCAGCCTGATGGTTTGATTGTGTGTCATCTACCATTAGGTCCAACTGCATACTTTGGGTTACTCAATGTG GTAACACGGCATGATATCAAAGATAGGAAGGCCATGGGCAAAATGTCAGAAGCTTACCCTCATTTGATACTGGACAATTTCACAACCAAG ACTGGTGAAAGGACTGCCAATATAATGAAGCATCTCTTTCCTGTGCCGAAGCCAGAGTCAAAGCGTCTAATCACTTTTGCTAATAGAGACGACTATATCTCTTTCAG GCATCATATCTACGAAAAACATGGTGGCCCCAAATCCATTGACCTGAAGGAGGTTGGGCCCCGTTTTGAGTTGCGACTGTACCAG ATCAAACGAGGAACTATGGACCAAAGCGAAGCACAGAACGAGTTTGTGCTGCGGCCGTACATGAATACTGCTAAGAAGCAGAAATCGCTTGGGGTTTGA